In Miscanthus floridulus cultivar M001 chromosome 19, ASM1932011v1, whole genome shotgun sequence, the DNA window aaaacactacagtagcgttttgccaaaaattttggcatccaaactgGCCCCAACGCTGCTGGCCTGGGCCGCTGGGCATCACAAAGTTTTTGACTGGCTGCAGACAGATGTTTTTGTCTGTGCTGAATACGTGCGTGACCTCATGCTTTCTCGCTCTCTATGTTTGGAAGGTTCTGCGGTGCTGACATTGGTGAAAGATGAGGAGGATCAGGCTTGCCTGTTTGCTGCTTATCTTTGTGCAAGTGCAACGAGCGGTCCTTGGAACACATGATGTGTACATCGTGACCATGGAAGGGGATCCGGTCGTGAGCTACCAAGGTGGCGTTGAAGGATTTCCAGCAACTGCTGTGGATTTGGACGAGGAAATGGATGTTACCAGGTAACTAGCTACTCTTGCagataattttcttttctttgccATGGCTCTCAGGTCTGAATGAATGCAGGactgattgttgttgttgttgaatttCATATAAGGTTTGTTGCTGTTTGAACTCGCCTGCTGTTATTTTTCCTACAGGATCCTCGATGTCAAACTTGAAAATTCCTGATTATATTTTTGTATTGCACTCTGCTTGTGCTTAGTATGTTGCCAACGCCATAGTTTTATCTTCATTCCAAGTTTATTGATTTGCAGTGAAGCTGTCACATCGTACGCCCTCCACCTCCGAGGGCACCATGACAAGCTCCTAGACTCGCTTTTAGCAGAAGGAACGTACGAGAAGCTTTATAGCTACCATCATCTCATCAATGGCTTCGCAGTTCACATGTCGTCGCTGCAGGTATTTGGCGTCCTGATTTTGCTTAGAGGCACTTGTCCTTTTCCCCGTTTCAGTTCTTGGTGGTTGTTCTGTTTGAACATTGTTGTTTTGCTGTGCCAGGCTGAGTTCTTGAGGAAAGCTCCAGGAGTTAAGCATGTTGAGAGGGACATGAAGGTACAGAAATTGACTACACACACGCCTCAGTTTCTTGGATTGCCAACTGGGGTATGGCCAACAGGAGGTGGACTTGATAGAGCTGGTGAAGATATTGTGATCGGTTTCGTGGATTCTGGAATTTACCCTGAACATCCGAGCTTCGCTGCGCACAAGACTGATCTATATGGACCTGTCCCTCGTTATAAAGGGAAATGTGAAATGGATCCAGTAACACAAAGAAGTTTCTGTAATGGAAAGATAGTTGGAGCCCAGCATTTTGCAAAAGCTGCAATGGCTGCTGGCGCGTTCAATCCCGATGTTGAATTTGCATCTCCATTAGATGGTGATGGTCATGGAAGGTCATGATCCTGAcgattcttttatttttcttttatatttgTTGCTCTGATTGGTCACTAGGATAACCAAATGTGAAAGTTCAAAATTATTTTGCTTGCAACTTCCAAAGCTGTCCTGTTGATATCATGATGCCTGGCCTGCAAAATTATTCtgcttgttttttttgttttctgggAAAATGACAAGACTTATCTGATGCATTTATGGTCTTTTCCTTTAACAGCCACACAGCTGCAATTGCTGCTGGAAACAATGGGATTCCGGTACGAATGCATGGTCATGAATTTGGCAAAGCAAGTGGTATGGCCCCACGTGCTAGGTAAGCTATGATTTCTTTAGCATTTTCTGAAGGGACATGCATTTTTGGGGAATGTTATAGACACACCCATGTACAATCGATATCATGATACTTTGTGAGTTTGAGAAAGTCACTTTGCTTTTGCTTACTTGCCAATGTCTTAATTCTGTAGTTTGTGCTTGTTAGGGTAGCTGTCTACAAGGTTCTTTACAGGCTTTTTGGTGGTTACGTAGCTGATGTTGTGGCAGCTATTGATCAGGTATGATACGTGAATGATTTACCTTCAGATTCTATGATATATTAAAAAGAGAATTTATAACATAACCATTAGAGATGCATGTGTTGTACATGCATTTGCTGAGTGCTGTTGGCTACCTTTCTACAATAACATTGCCTAAAAGCACTTGACAATATCTGTTGAAAGTTTATTGGTAAAAAAATAACATAAAAGTCATGGTTGTTTAAACAAGAAAATCAAATTTGTTGTTTATGTAGCTTCCAATTTACGACTAGAGTCCTGAACCTTCCTTTCTTCTAAACAGTGGTGGGAATTAGTATCTTTTATTTCCACTAGATTTGGGTATAATAATCGTTGCACTTGGAACAAGCATGAAGTTGAATGTAACTtcattttttagttagtttttttgAAGCATCCAATGTGTGGGAATATAATGCATGAATGTCTATTTGTAGGCTGTTCAGGATGGTGTTGACATTCTCAACCTTTCTGTTGGACCCAATAGCCCACCAACAGCTACACGGACTACTTTTTTGAACCCTTTTGACGCTGCACTTCTTTCTGCTGTGAAAGCTGGGGTATTTGTTGCCCAAGCTGCAGGAAATGGTGGACCATTTCCAAAAACACTGGTGTCTTTCAGCCCATGGATAACCACTGTTGCTGCTGGAGTTGATGACCGCAGATACAAGAATCATTTAACACTAGGAAATGGAAAACTTATTTCTGGGATTGGAGTATCACGTAAGTCCTTTTCTACATACATATCAACAAAATCATGATGAATTATTTGTCAGTACTGTGTGCAGCATATTGAAGTGGATTGTAGAATTGTGCAAAATGAACTAATGAAATACAGCAAACTTCTATATAGAGCCCCTAGTTCTATTATTTCACCCCAACAGGTTAACCAATTGTTTTTGGCACAATAGGGCATACCAAACAGAGGTGAAAATTGACATGACAGTATGTACTGAAACTGAACTAGAAGATTCTGTTGTATTGAGTGAATATGTGGATAAACTTCATGTTACTGCATCCTAACTTTTATTTCAACGTGGTGATGCTTAGCTTGGACAaccattttatatttttcttctaTCTAGTTCCATTCAGACACTTTACTAGAATCCTTTTTTTTTGCGAGTAAAACTAGAATCTTTTTTAGTATTTAACTGTCATCCGATAGTACTTTAAAGGTCATATGAGAAATTTGAATGGTCCTGGTATTCTATCAATAACACCTATGTTCCTGCCTGTGGTTATTTGACAATTTTCTCATACAATACAGCTGCAACACATGGGAATATGTCATTCAGCCTGATTTCTGCAGCTGATGCTCTACTGGGTTCATCTGCAACCAAGTACAGTGCATTAGACTGTCAGAGGCCAGAACTATTGAATAAGAGGAAAGTTCAGGGGAAGATTCTTTTGTGTGGCTATTCGTTCAATTACATTTCTGGGACAGCTTCAATAAAGAAAGTGTCTCAGACGGCCAGGAGTCTCGGAGCAGCTGGCTTTGTTGTTGCTGTGGAGAATAGTTACCCAGGAACAAAATTTGACCCTGTACCAGTCAGCATCCCTGGAATTCTCATCACAGATGTCAGCAAAACAGAGGTATTATACTTCTAGCAGAGCCTTATTGCATATTTGCATATATGATTGCCACGTGTAGACAACATCATACATAAAAGTATGGAAAATGAGACTGTATATTCATTAATAGATCAATAAATATGCAATTTAGTTCTCGAAATGG includes these proteins:
- the LOC136526833 gene encoding subtilisin-like protease SBT2.6, which produces MRRIRLACLLLIFVQVQRAVLGTHDVYIVTMEGDPVVSYQGGVEGFPATAVDLDEEMDVTSEAVTSYALHLRGHHDKLLDSLLAEGTYEKLYSYHHLINGFAVHMSSLQAEFLRKAPGVKHVERDMKVQKLTTHTPQFLGLPTGVWPTGGGLDRAGEDIVIGFVDSGIYPEHPSFAAHKTDLYGPVPRYKGKCEMDPVTQRSFCNGKIVGAQHFAKAAMAAGAFNPDVEFASPLDGDGHGSHTAAIAAGNNGIPVRMHGHEFGKASGMAPRARVAVYKVLYRLFGGYVADVVAAIDQAVQDGVDILNLSVGPNSPPTATRTTFLNPFDAALLSAVKAGVFVAQAAGNGGPFPKTLVSFSPWITTVAAGVDDRRYKNHLTLGNGKLISGIGVSPATHGNMSFSLISAADALLGSSATKYSALDCQRPELLNKRKVQGKILLCGYSFNYISGTASIKKVSQTARSLGAAGFVVAVENSYPGTKFDPVPVSIPGILITDVSKTEDLIDYYNSSTIRDWAGRATAFKATAGIADGLAPTLYNSAPQVALFSSRGPDVKDFSFQDADVLKPDILAPGNLIWAAWAPNGTDESNYVGEGFAMVSGTSMAAPHIAGIAALIKQKNPKWSPSAIKSALMTTANTMDKGSHPLRAQQYTASEMMTLSRATPFDCGSGAVNPKAALDPGLVLDATHEDYITFLCSIPDVNQSEVSNIAGSACNSNSKGLRPFDLNIPSIAISQLRGTVTVKRTVTSVSDETETYTIMTRMPPEVALEVTPPAVTVLPGASREITVTLTARSVTGTYSFGEIAMKGDRGHLVRIPVVAMGFK